Below is a genomic region from Patagioenas fasciata isolate bPatFas1 chromosome 14, bPatFas1.hap1, whole genome shotgun sequence.
GAGAAGGGGTGGGTCCATATGTTTGTGCCTCATCATTGGTTTGATTTTGTGCCTGTAACATTCATGCTGTGATCCTGGATTCCCTGTCCTGCAAGGCAATGGTGTTCCTCTGATAATAAGCCATTTGAATTTCCCTGTAACTTTGAGATGTAGATTCCTTCACATTTGTAGTTACACTTTCTTTGGGCCTTTGTTTCCTGGAAGGTTGTGGTTCATTTTCCCATTTCTGGAcagtgcttttgcttttgaaactgTGGGTGTTGTTTTGCAGCAAATACTTCTTTCAGCCACCCAAGACAGAATGTTAGGTGTAAGGAGAAGGAAGCAGAAGCTAAAAAATAGTCTGTTACACTTTGTCAAAGGACTTAGCCTGAGAAATAGCCCCATGATAAGATATTTAAACTTACAGCTTCACATTTATGGAAGGTGAGGAGGCTACTTAGCGTAAAACAATTACTGAGAGCTGATGACTATTTCTTCCTATGTAGACCAGAGCAAGATGTTAGGGTTGCACTTTCAGCTTTAGAGATGAAAAAATTCCAGGTGCTCTCAGAGACAAATTTCCATGTCTGCAGTGAATACTAAGACATCCTCCCAGTGAGTTTCTCTGACAACACTTTCCTTTTAATCCTTTCTTGGTCTTTTCCCTGGTCTTCTGTGTATGTAGGTTTATTTTTAAGTGGGTGCATATCCTCATTTATCAATTTGTTGGGTTTCTGTTGGGTGGTGGTGCCTCTTGCTCATGGTACAGCAGGGATGGAAAGCAGGAGATGTAAGTGTACCTTTGTATTCTTTTTCTTGGTAGGGAGAGTAAATGAAAGTGTTACCTCATGTAGAAGTTGCATTTCTGTAGAACAGTGCATTTGATAAAAGAGGAGAAATTGTCCCTAAGGCATTTGTTTGATGATCCAGTCTCTCTTGGATGACTGCTCTTGTTTTACTTCAGCCTTTTATCATTCATGTACTTTAGAAtccttctggttttttttctcagaatggTATGGAGCAGACAAATAGCCCTCCCTTCTTGGTGTGATGGCAGTGTATTATCCTCTCATGGTATATTTCTGTGTCTTCTGAGAGTCAGAAGAAAACTTGCAAGTTGTGTAGTGTTGAAGAGAAGATTTGGGGAAACTCTTTTGGCAGGAGTGCGGTGTAGAAAAAGAAATGGTCATTTTCCTGCTCCTACTAGTCATAGTTACTCCCTTAGGCACACAGTTGTGGTATCATGCATTAAGAGCATCCTTGCAGAGACGGACTTGGAAGTACTTGTGGGAGACAAATGGGACATgaactggcaatgtgcacttgaagTACTGCATCCACCCCTGAGGCCTGCAGAACAAAAACCGTGTGGGTACAGAGGAGGGCCAGAAAATTCATTGAACTGTAAAAGAGTTGTTGAGGTgcatcagcctggagaagggaaggttctggggagacctaTGGTGGCCTTTCAATATACAAAgggggcttgtaagaaagatagagagtttttagcagggcttgtcaTAAAAGGACTAGGGgcaatgattttaaactgaaagagtggAGGTTTCAATTGAACATAAGGGTGAAATGTTTATGATGAAGGTGGTGACGAGGCACTGAAATTAGTTGCCCAGTGAAGTTATGGATGTGTCGTCTTTGGAAAggttcaaagtcaggttggatgggcctttgagcaacctgacATTTGATGGATGCCCCTGCCATGGTAgaagagttggactagatgatcttcaaaggtcccttcattccatgattctgtgaaacactcAACATCATTTTGCACTTTCCCATTGTCAACACCTTTGCTATGGAGATGCAAAACAAGAAACTTTGTggggcagaaaaataaaaggacgATTTCTCTGCTATCTTGGCCTAGAGCTTCACACGATACTGAGTTCTATTGTTCTCAATATAATTTTCTTCTCCCTAAAATAAAAatttactacagaaaaaaaaaaaccctagagaCTTAGATGACCAAAAGGAGGAAGAAACCCTTGACAGTCCTTGCCTAAAAggatttaaattaattttgcttcCTTCTGCTTCTGATTGTGTATTGATTACTCCACTACATTGTTTTTCCTATGTATTTCTCACAGGTGAGGAAAGTATAATTAAAATACCTTATAGAGTGCCAAAAAGGTCTCCTGTAGCTATACAGTCGTATCTTGATGTTACAGTCTCATCTGGACTTTATCGAGCAGCTTTATCTCTTGCTCTGCTGTGAATATTTACAGTTCAGTATCCATTGTACCTCAAGGAGATGGCCTAAAAGCACCTGACAGCGTCCCTTAGTTGTAGATGACTTTGGATTCGCAGCAAGCGAGAGGTTCTGCCTTTTCTAATTCTGATGAAAGCGATATCCCACAGCTGAGGGCGAGCACCAAATCCCGTTGAGCAGAACGGGTCACCGGGAGTGCGACCAACAGGCGGCTGCGGTGTCACCACGACGCCTCCGGGTGCCGCTGTTGGCCGAGGCAGAGCGGCGCTGGAGCCTGAGCCGCAGTCGGAGCCGCCGCAGCGTCCTGCCCCCGCAGGCTGCTCGCTCGCCCGGCGCCGGCCAGAGAAGCAGTGGCGCGGGCAGCAGCGGCGAGAGGCGGCGCGGACTGGGGAGCAGCGGCGTCCGAGCCGGCGCCTACATCGCTCGCTGCCCTCCGGCAGCACCTGCGCTTTTTGGGAAAGGGGCTGGAAGGAGGCAGAGCCGAGAATGGCGAGCGGGCAGAGGCGAGCCACCGGGCGAGTGCTGCTGCCCGCTTTGCTGATGGGCTTGTGCtggcgggcggcggcggagcgACTCCTCTACACCATCCCCGAGGAGCTGAGCAGAGGTTCGCTGGTGGGGCCGCTGGCGCGGGACTTGGGGCTGAGCCCGGCGGACCTGCCGGCACGCAAGCTGCGGCTCAGCGCGGAGAAGCAATACTTCACGGTGAGCGGGGAGAACGGGAACCTGTACCTGAGCGAGAGGCTGGACCGGGAGGAGATGTGCGGCGGGGAGGTGTCCTGCTCCGTCAGCTTCGAGGCGCTGTTGCAGAACCCTCTCAACGTTTTCCACGTCGAGGTGGCCATCCAGGACGTCAACGACAACGCGCCGCGCTTCCTTCAAGACAATTTTCAGCTAGAGATCAACGAATTGACTTCTCCCGGCGCTCGCTTTTACTTGGGAAAGGCGGAAGATGCGGACGTGGGCAGCAACTCGCTGCAGGGCTACGAGCTGGAGGCCAACGGGTACTTCGCGGTGGAGGTGAAGGAGAGTCCGGACGGCAGCAAGTTCGCGGAGCTGGTGCTGCGCCGCGCGCTGGACCGGGAGCGCGAGCCGAGCCTGCGTTTGGTGCTGACGGCGCTGGACGGCGGCGACCCGCCCCGGAGCGGCACCGCCCAGCTCTGCATCAACGTGACTGACGCCAACGACAACGCGCCCGTGTTCGCGCAGGACCGGTACCGCGCGAGCCTGCGGGAGGACGCGCCGACGGGGTCGACGGTATTGAACGTCTCCGCCTCCGACGCGGATGCCGGGACCAACGCTCGCATCACGTATAACTTCGGAAAAATGCCGGCTAAGATGCTTCAGAAGTTCATGGTGGACGCGGAAAGCGGGGTGATCACGCTGCAGGAGGCGCTGGACTTCGAAGACACACGGTCGTTCAGCCTGGCCGTGGAGGCGAGAGATGGAGGAGGTCTGGTGGCTCACTGCAAAGTGGATGTGGAGGTACTGGACGTGAACGACAATTTGCCCGAAGTGACACTAACGTCGGTGTCGAGCCCGGTGCCCGAGGACGCGCCGGTCGGCACGGTGGTGGCGCTGATGAAAGTGAGGGATCGAGACTCCGGGGAGAACGGGGAGGTGTCGTGCGAGCTGTCGGGCGAGGCGCCGCTGTCACTCGTGGTGTCGTCGGGCGGCTTGTACAAGGTGGTGACGGCCAGCGCCCTGGACCGGGAGCAGGCGGCCGAGTACCGCGTGACGGTGGTGGCCAGGGACCGGGGCCGACCGGCGCTGTCGAGCAGCACGGCGCTGGTGCTGGAGGTGtcggacgtgaacgacaacgcgccggtgTTCGAGGAGGCCGCCTATAGCGCCTACGTGGCGGAGAACAACGCGGTGGGCGCGCCGATACTGCACGTGCTCGCGCGGGACGTGGACGCGGGCGCCAACGGGCGCGTGAGCTACTGGTTGGCGGGCGGCAGCGCGGGCGCGGCGGACGCGGTGGCGTACGTGTCGGTggaggcgcggagcggcgcgctGTACGCGCAGCGCTCCTTCGACTACGAGCAGTGCCGCGAGTTCGCCGTGGTCGTGCGGGCGCAGGACGGCGGGGAGCCGGCGCGGAGCTCGACGGCGACGGTGCGCGTCTTCGTGCTGGACCGCAACGACAATGCGCCGCGGGTGCTCTGGCCGGCGACGGGCGAGGGTGAGAGAGTGCCGGGGTCGGCGCCGGCGTTGGAACCGTTCGAGGTGGTGCCGCGTTCGTCCGAAGCCGGTTACCTGGTGGCCAAGGTGGTGGCGGTGGACGCGGACGCGGGGCGCAACGCGTGGCTGTCGTACGAGCTGGTGCAGGCGACGGAGCCGGCGCTGTTCCGCgtggggctgcacagcggcgAGGTGCGCACGGCGCGGGCCGTGTCGGAGAGGGACGCGGCCAAGCAGCGGCTGGTGGCCGTGGTGAAGGATCACGGGCAGCCGGCGCTGTCGGCCACGGCCACGCTGCACGTGGTGCTGGCCGAGAGCTTGCAGGAGGCGCTGCCGGAGCTGAGCGAGCGGGCGGCGGGCGCCGACTCGCCGGCGGAGCTGCAGTTCTACCTGGTgctggcgctggcgctgctgTCCGCCCTGTTCCTGCTGAGCGTGGCGCTGGCCGTGCTGGCGCGgctgcgccgggccgggccgcccgccgTCCTGCGCTGCCTGGGCGCGCAGCGCTTGTCCGTGGCCGGCGCCGCCTTCCCGGCCGACTTCTGCGAGGGCACCTTGCCCTACTCCTACAACCTGTGCGTGGCTTCGGGCCGCGCCGTGGCCGAGGCCGCttggctgccgccgccgctgcctaGTCTGCCCGCGGAGGAACTTCTGGGGAAGAGAAGCCCGAGCAGCGCCGGCGCGGGAGAGCAGCCCGCCGACCCCGACGCACCGCAGGTCTGTAAGCCCACGGTCTCTCGCGTTTTCCCTTGAGTTTTTCTGAAccttcttcccttttctccttGGTTTTCCCGAGTCGTGTGAATTGGGAGTACTGCTCCGTGTGTCTGTTAAGAAATTATAGAACCGGGTATCCCCCTCGAACTCACATCAAATATCTTGGATCGTTACTTTTTGTTTCTTCGCTGGTCTTAGGTTCAGGTTCAACTGAGATCTGTTGACTACAACGCTCATATGGCTTAGGCACGGTGTAAATTAATGATTCTGCTTTGTGAAAAGCGTGGTGGACGCTCGGTGTTAGagatttttcctttctcataacCTTTTTCCCAAACCGATGTACTTGAATATGGTGTGCGTAATTTAGGGTACGTAGCTTTACTTGTCTCTGGAGTTCCTACGGTATTGTTAGCTTTATCTGTAGCTGTACAAGAAGTTGAATGCAATTCAATTGCTCTCGTCCAGTTCAAGAATACCATTGAGAACGGACGTATTTCGGGTTAGCATGCGCATAAGACGAACTTGGACAAAATCAGTTCTGTCGTATAGTTGCTATGACTACCCGTTTTGGTAATTCGAGTTGTAGAATACCCACAGGAACCAAGGCAGATGTTTCTGTTATCCTTCTTGCTGTACTTGCATTGCCATTTCTACTGTAGTTAGAGGAGAGCATTGGTTCTGGCCAAGTGATGGAGTAGATAATTTCGATCATGTTCCCTACGAAGTGAAGTCTTTAAAGAACAGTTCGTACTGCTTGGGCTAATAATCCTGGTCTGTCTTGTTCTCCGGGGCTGTGACTGTCATGTTTTGTATTTCCGACCCAGTTTACTTTTGCCGTCCTTTTTTCGGCCATTCAAGCATGACTACTGCAAACATTCATGGTGGGGATTATGGTTTTGCACAAATATGAAAATACTGTAATATTCGGcaccttaaaataagaaaaatatttatatatatatagcgtCATTAACAAGTAACTTTCCCCATTAAGAAGAAATAACATTGTGTTCAGTAACAACTacgttcagttttgggccactcactaGAAGAACGAAATTGAGGTGCCGAAGCACGACCGAAGAAGAGCAACGATGCTGGTGATGGGtttgaagcacaagtctgatgaggaatagCTGAGGCGGCTGAAGTTGTTTAACCTAGAGAAGATGAGGCCATAGCGTTTTCTACAAGTATCTGAAAGGAGGCTGCCGCGACGTGGGGATTGGTCTTTTTTTCCCAAGTATAAGAGCTAGGAAAAGATACAATATCCCAGGgttcaccaggggaggtttagattgcgtATTAGGAAAACATTATTCACTGAAAGTGtggtcaggcgttggaacaggctgctcagggaagcggtggagtcaccatctctggatgtatttgaaagacatgtagatgtggtggtTAGGGACATGAttcagtggtggacttggcagtattaggttaatggttggacacaATGATCTTTACGATCTCTTCCAAATCTAACAGACACCGTTAAATAGAACGACTTAGACACCTATGATTTCTTGCATCGGTTTTTCTCTGTTTCAGGGAGTATCTTCATTGCTGCTTTCCTCTATTTATCGGGATGTGGGGAACTAATGTTGCTGTATGACAGACATTTGATTTGCAGAAACGGTGAGATAAATTTAATGCAAGCATGAATGCTACGAAAAGCTGTGCAACTCGTGGAGGAGATTATGCTTTTGCGATACTATGATAAGACTCGTAATATTCTACACATCATGTTTTACTTTACAAATAACACAACCACGGGAGGTCTCATACTTCAACTTTGTGATCACTTTGAGGACCAAGCAATATCTCGTCTGCAGCAAAGCCGACGCAGGAGATCATGGCTGGCGGGAACAGATATCTCTGTGGCCACTGTCCCGTGGCCGCGAGCTTTGGGTGGGACAGGCCGGGTGGGCAGCGCTGGGCGGTGCTCGGTGGCTGCAGTgccgggaggaggcggcgggcgcCGCTGTTGACCGAGGAGGAGCGAGAGGAAGGCCGGAGCGCTGCGGGCAGCCCCGCCCGCTGCGGCCCGGCTCTCTCGCTCGCTCGCTGGCTGGCTCGGCGGCCGGGCGGTCTGCGAGCGTTCCCGCGGTACGGAGCCGTGCTGCAGCGAGGCGGAGGGGTCGGCGACTGCGGCCGGGAGCGACGAACAAGCGCCGAAACAGGAGAAGGCGGCGAGGAGCTGCCGTTGTTGGTGCGGTGCGAGCGGGACGCGGCGGAGATGTGGGCGGCGGGGAGGCGCTGGGGCCGGCGGGAGCGAGCCTTGCTGTGGGGAGTGCTGTTGGCGGCGTGGGAGGCGACGTGGGGGCAGCTGCGCTACTCGGTTCCTGAGGAGATGCCGAAGGGCTCGTTCGTGGGCGACGTagccaaggacctggggctgcagctaTCGGCGCTCGGCGATAGCGGCGTCCGCATCTTGGACAAAGGTAGAAAGCAGTATTTCGCCCTGCACGGGAAGTCGGGACACTTAGTAACGGCGGAGAGGATAGACAGAGAGCAGCTATGCCGGCTGGTGGATAAATGCGTGCTGCGCTGTGAGGTGATAGTAGGTGGAGAAATGCAGGTTTACGGAATCGAAGTGGAAATTACGGACATAAATGACAACGCACCCAGCTTCCgagaggaagaaacagaactGAGAATGAGTGAGACGACAGCCCCGAGCTCGCGGTTTCCCCTGGCCGAGGCTCACGACCTCGACTCGGGAACGAATTCTGTGCAGAGCTACGAGCTAAGCGGCGACGAGCACTTCTCGCTGGCCGTGCAGACGGGTCCCGACGGGGATAAACGTCCCGAGCTGGTGCTGGCAAAGGCGCTGGACCGGGAGGAGGCGGCGTTTCACGAGCTGGTGCTGAGGGTGAGCGACGGCGGCGAGCCGGCGCGGACGGGCACTGCGCGGATCCGTGTGGCGGTGCTGGACGCCAACGACAACGCGCCCGTGTTCAGCCAGGCGGAGTACACGGTGCGTGTGCCGGAGGACCTGCCCGTGGGCTCCACCCTCGTCACCGTCACGGCCACCGACGCCGACGAGGGACTTAACGGGCATGTGAAGTACACTTTCCATAAAATTTCAGGTCGTGCATCCGAAATTTTCCACCTGAACTCTGAGACAGGAGAAATATCCCTTAAGGATGACATGGACTTCGAAGAATTATCCTCACATGACCTGGAGGTGCAGGCACGGGACGGCGGGGGACTTCTAGACAGAGCGACAGTCGCGATAACGGTGACAGATGTCAACGACAATGCACCCGAACTGACAGTGTCATCGGCTCTGAGTGAGATCTCTGAGGATTCGCTGCCGGGGACAGTGGTGGCTCTGCTGCACGTGCAGGACCAGGATTCAGGGGCAAACGGCGAGGTGCGGTGCAGCATCGCAGACAACCTCCCATTACGCTTGGAGAGGTCGTTTGATAATTACTATCGCGTGGTCACTGCTGAGGAGCTGGATCGGGAACAGGTGCCAGAGTACAACGTGACGGTGCGGGCAGTGGACGGCGGGTCACCGGCGCTGTGGAGCAGCGCGGTGCTGTGGCTGCGGGTGttggacgtgaacgacaacgcgccggtgTTCGCGGAGGCGCGCTACAGCGCCCGTCTGCCCGAGAACAACGCGGCGGGCGCGCTGGTGCTGAGGGTGCGGGCGTGGGACGCGGACTGGGGGCAGAACGCGCGCGTGCGGTACCGGCTGGGGGAGGGGCGTGTGCGGGGCGCGCCGCTGTCGTCGTACGTGTCGGTGGAGGCGGAGACGGGCGCGCTGTACGCGCTGCGCTCGTTCGACTACGAGGAGGTGCGCGAGGTGGAGCTGTGGGTGCGGGCGGAGGACGGCGGCGCGCCGGCGCTGAGCAGCAACGTGTCGGTGCGGCTGGTGATCGTGGAcgagaacgacaacgcgccgcaGGTGCTGTACCCGCCGGCGGCACCACTTGCGGGGTGGGCGGGCGTGGAGCTGGCACCGCGCTCGGCGGAGCCCGGGGCGCTGGTGGCCAAGGTGGTGGCGGTGGACGCGGACGCGGGGCAGAACGCGTGGCTGTCGTACGAGCTGGCCAAGGCGACGGAGCCGGGGCTGTTCCGCgtggggctgcacagcggcgAGGTGCGCACGGCGCGCTTCCCGCTGGCCCGCGATGCGGCGCGGCAGagcctggtggtggtggtgaaggaCCACGGGCGGCCGGCGCTGTCGGCCACGGCCACGCTGACGGTGGTGCTGGCCGAGAGCGTGGCCGAGATGCTGGTCGAGTTGGGCAGCGCGGCATCGGCGGCTGCACCGGGCGAGCCGTCCGGCAGCCTGGCTCTCTGGCTGGTGCTGGCCGTGGCGGCCGTGTCCTGCCTCTTCCTCGCCTTCCTGCTGCTTCTGTTGGCGCTGCGCCTGCGGCGCTGGCGCCGCTCGCATCTGCtggcggcgggcagcggcgccCTGCGCGGCGTGCCGGCCTCGCACTTCGTGGGTATCGACGGCGTCCGCGCCTTCCTGCACTCCTACTCGCACGAGGTGTCGCTCACGGCCGACTCGCGCAAGAGCCAGCTCCGCTTCTCGGGCGCCAGCTGCTGCGACACCCTCCCGGCCCACTCGCAGCCCGACGAACCCGCACCACTTCTCGGGGAGGACCCCACTGCACCCCCGGTGAGTTCCGATCACCGCCCTTTCTCCGCCACCcttccctctgctgctgctctgcgctGTACCCTCCGCGTTCTGTTGCGTCCCACGTAGGGAGGTTCGGTTACATGGAAGGCTGCGTTCGACAGCGCGCTGTGTGCTGGTGGCTCTTGCTCCGTGGCGGTCAATGTGGTATCCTTGCTCAGAGTTACCGTAGGCGTCGGAAGTGGGAAAAGTGGTGCTGTTCTTGACTTCAGCTTCGTTAGCGGAGGACTGTGTGTTTCTATAACGTCGTTACTGTATTACAGGATGTTGAGTGACCTAGTCTTCTGCTGGAGGTCAACACCTCGTTTACTTTTAGAACCTGGATGTAGTAAGGAGAAAAATGTAGCTTCATCTGTGCATAGCCGTCTAGAATAAACTTATGTGAAGCCCTTTATTTGATCCTAGTGCACGTAGTAATGTTTTAACGACGTACTGAATATAAATGCCATTTGATTGTGGAAACAGTTTCTAGCCATACTTTGAAGGTGTTCAGCTGCAAGATAAAGATTGTCGCAGACCTCTGTTTCACTAAAATGTCACTGAATGATGTGTTCTTTTGCCTGTAGTTACCATATTGTCAAAACAGTGGATATTGATTTTGATTCAAGTAAAGGCTGCGAATGCAGAGCAAggagggtgagtgagtggcttAGAACCATGAAAGTATGTGGGTTAATGTTGCTTTGATTTCGTGCCTGGTGCCAAGGTCTATACCATGTTTGCCGTGATCCTGGATTGCCTGTCCTGAAAGGCAATGGTAATTCTCTAATTATAAAGTATTTGCACAATAGCTGTGCACCTTGAACAATGATGCATGAACAGCTTATAATTCCTGTGTGAAATtttctttatctgtctctgtctcCCTGTAATTTTGTAATGTAGAGTTTCTCCACTATTGTAATTACACTTGATTTCAGGTCTTCTTTTTGCCTGTTTTTGGCCAGTGCTTTTGCATTTGGAAGTGTGAGTGTTGTTTTGCAGCAACTACATCCTTCAAAtatcaaagagatttttttttgttttgttttgtttgtttgtttgtttgttttgtgtgagaaaaatgaagcagaaggtAAAGAAGTATTTGTTGTAGTTTCTCAGGAGCCTTTAACTTGAGAATGAGGCCCATGATAAAATGTTTATACATATGGTTTCATATATATGGGAGATGATAGGCCACATATTAGAAGATGTGAGGAGAACCAATGactatttctttaaaagaaactcCCAGCAATGCTGTACAGAGTAAGATTGTAGGATTTCTCTTGCAGTGTGAGACCACAATGACTTCTAATGCTCTCAGGGATGAATTTCCACATCTGTAGTGAATCCTGAGACATCCTTCCAATGAGTTTCTCTGACAACACTTTATCTTCTAATGCTTTCTTATATTGGTTGTCTGGTTGatggttctgtttttcttctcttggttTCCTAGGTATGAAGGTTTACTTGTAATTATCAGCATACCTGGTTTAGCAATGTGTTGTGTGTTCTTGCCTCTTGCTCATGCTGTACTGGGTGTTAAAAGCAGGAGATGTGAGGCTGCTTTTCTGTTATGTTTTTGATAGGGAGAGTAGATGAAAGAATTACTACAGAAGTCACATCTCTGTAGAGCATTGTTTGTCATGAAAGAAGGGATTCAATTTAAGCTATTTGATggccatttctgtttttctgtttagcACTTGTGCGCTTTAGAATCCTCTGTTTCTCCTCAGAATGGTGATGAGCAGACAAATGTACCTCTCTTCTTGGTGTGATCGTAGTGCATTGTCATCTCATGATATGTTTTTCCCAATTCTGAGAAGAACAGAAGCAAACCTGCAAGTTGTATAGGGTTGGAGAGAAAGCAGAGCAGCCTATAGAAGAACAGACAGTAATTTCCTTCCTTGCCACAGTTAACGCAAACATGTGCTTAGTGGAGTACCGTGCACTTTGTGTTGTTTCTGCTGAATATTTGACCTAAGAAATGTTATTCCACTTGATCCATTCACTTCAGTATCTTTCTAACTTTTCCCTTGCTTCTTGTCATGACCTTACCTTCAGGGTATCTGATCATATTTGGAAAGTCTCATCTGCGCTCACTCCCATACGCACCTTTGATTTTTACAGCTGTGAAGAGGAAGGCTTTCATAAACATATGTGTGCTTCCTGAAACACACTTGTCTCTagtgaaagaaagcaaaaccatCTGTACTGCAGTCCTCAAAGCACCGAGTGGCAACCCAGCCCAGTCAAGGTTTTCATGAACAAGCTAGAGGTCAGCAGCAGAACATGTACAGGATGTCTCCCACATAGTCCCCCAAAACATTGTGACTGCTAAACTGGAGAGATATGGGTTTGACTGGTGGACTGTTGGATGGAGAAAGAACTGGTTGGGCATCCACATCCCAAGAGTTATAGTGAATAGTTTAATATCCACCTGGCAACCAGTAGCATATGGTGTCCCTCAAGaatccatactgggaccagtactatttagtACCTTCAGaggcagtgggattgagtgcaccctcagcaagtttgcagacaacaccaaggtAGGTGCTGTAGTTGATTCACTCAAGGGAAgagatgtcatccagagggactcTGAAAGGCTTGAGAAGTGGGCTCATATGTgcacctcatgaagttcaacaaggccgagtgcaaggtcctgcacccagGTCGGGACAATACCCAGTTTCAATACAGACAGTGGGATGAATGGATTGACAGTAGCCTTGAAGAGAAGGATTCAGGGGTACTAGTGTGTGATGAATGGGACATGAACTGGAAATGTGCATTCACaccccagaaggccaattgtatcctgggctgcataacaAGTAGTGTGAGtggcaggtcaagggaggtggttCTCTCCTTCTACTCTGCTTTTGCAAGAATCCACCTGGAGTACGATGTGCAGGTCTTGAGCacacactacaagaaagacatgaacTTGTTAGAGTAGGTCCAGAGAAGTACTATGAAAATCGTCAATGGTCTGGAACATGTCTGCTGTGAagagggctgagagagctgaggttcttcagcctggagaaggctctcaGCAGACGTTATTGCACCTGACGGCAGGTCCTAtcgtgataggacaagaggtaaagATTTTAAGgtgaaagagggtaggtttagattggacgtAAGGAAGAAATGTAAATGATAAGTATGTGAAAAGTTGGGAAGGGTTGGAAACAATAATCGTGGGAACTGCTAAAGGGAAAAAGAGTTCTGTTTTGCTGCTTTCACTGTTCAGTTCACATCTGAGTTTCTTTTTCCCAGGTCAGTTTGGCCTAAGACACATTACTCCAGGTGTATTGGGAACCCTGAGTGTTTGCAGGTTGTTGGGATGTACTTTATTCATAGTTTAAGTATGTACTTATTATAAATGTTATGTATGGATAGGCTGATAATGTACTAATGGTAACTGGTGGAACCAAGTTATTATTCATTCCCTACTAAATACCTGGGTTATGTTACCTCACCAGGAGCCATAATCTTTAAGAGCATTTTGTGATACCTTCCTTTCTGCTGGTAATAATTTCTTGCCTTGCTCATTGTAATGATCTGAAGATGGGTCTTTGTCTCTGACAGTGTGTGG
It encodes:
- the LOC139829124 gene encoding protocadherin gamma-B5-like, with the translated sequence MASGQRRATGRVLLPALLMGLCWRAAAERLLYTIPEELSRGSLVGPLARDLGLSPADLPARKLRLSAEKQYFTVSGENGNLYLSERLDREEMCGGEVSCSVSFEALLQNPLNVFHVEVAIQDVNDNAPRFLQDNFQLEINELTSPGARFYLGKAEDADVGSNSLQGYELEANGYFAVEVKESPDGSKFAELVLRRALDREREPSLRLVLTALDGGDPPRSGTAQLCINVTDANDNAPVFAQDRYRASLREDAPTGSTVLNVSASDADAGTNARITYNFGKMPAKMLQKFMVDAESGVITLQEALDFEDTRSFSLAVEARDGGGLVAHCKVDVEVLDVNDNLPEVTLTSVSSPVPEDAPVGTVVALMKVRDRDSGENGEVSCELSGEAPLSLVVSSGGLYKVVTASALDREQAAEYRVTVVARDRGRPALSSSTALVLEVSDVNDNAPVFEEAAYSAYVAENNAVGAPILHVLARDVDAGANGRVSYWLAGGSAGAADAVAYVSVEARSGALYAQRSFDYEQCREFAVVVRAQDGGEPARSSTATVRVFVLDRNDNAPRVLWPATGEGERVPGSAPALEPFEVVPRSSEAGYLVAKVVAVDADAGRNAWLSYELVQATEPALFRVGLHSGEVRTARAVSERDAAKQRLVAVVKDHGQPALSATATLHVVLAESLQEALPELSERAAGADSPAELQFYLVLALALLSALFLLSVALAVLARLRRAGPPAVLRCLGAQRLSVAGAAFPADFCEGTLPYSYNLCVASGRAVAEAAWLPPPLPSLPAEELLGKRSPSSAGAGEQPADPDAPQVCKPTVSRVFP